One Hordeum vulgare subsp. vulgare chromosome 4H, MorexV3_pseudomolecules_assembly, whole genome shotgun sequence DNA window includes the following coding sequences:
- the LOC123446254 gene encoding cyanidin 3-O-rutinoside 5-O-glucosyltransferase-like gives MAQPAVRREHCDGDGRRTHFLVAAYGIQGHLNPARALARRLAAIDGARATLSVPLFGHRRMFPFSSSDDQEEVSDGVIHYAPFSDGQDDGSWPTGSGDETKRRRRASCDSLSAVVRRLAAAGRPVTCVVCTLNMPTVVQVAHAHGLPLAVYWIQPATALVAYYHYFHGHGEGGIAAHAADPAYEATLPGLRRPMRMGRDMPSFLSDDATGTGDDLSQMIVRGFREMFEQMDDEEVIMKPCMVLVNTLEALEATALAAIRTYLGDVFAIGVPVVPLLGAGEDQTIHLFAHDEEKRYMAWLDAQPPKSVVYVSSGSLLTYSERQAEEILCGMRRLNRPYLWVVRREGRSPEVDRLLLATSVAVPEGMVVEWCDQVRVLSHPSVACFVTHCGWNSTLEAVACGVPAVAAPSWSDQPVNAHLLEEEWGVGVRAEREADGVLTGAELARCVELAVGSGERAAAIAVNSRTWKERAKEAVAAGGPSERSLRSFVKRVQELEFLRSN, from the coding sequence ATGGCCCAGCCGGCGGTACGCAGAGAGCACTGCGACGGGGACGGCCGCAGAACCCACTTCCTCGTGGCGGCGTACGGCATCCAGGGCCACCTCAACCCGGCGCGCGCCCTGGCCCGCCGTCTCGCCGCCATCGACGGAGCCAGGGCCACTCTCTCGGTCCCCCTCTTCGGGCACCGCCGCATGTTCCCTTTCTCCTCTTCCGACGACCAGGAGGAGGTCAGCGACGGCGTCATCCACTATGCCCCCTTCTCCGACGGCCAGGACGACGGCAGCTGGCCCACCGGTTCGGGCGACGAAACGAAGCGCCGCCGCAGAGCGTCCTGCGACAGCCTCTCCGCCGTGGTACGCCGCCTGGCTGCCGCCGGCCGCCCTGTCACGTGCGTCGTGTGCACACTCAACATGCCGACGGTCGTCCAGGTCGCGCACGCGCACGGCCTGCCGCTCGCCGTCTACTGGATCCAGCCGGCCACGGCGCTCGTCGCCtactaccactacttccacggGCATGGCGAGGGCGGCATCGCTGCCCATGCCGCTGACCCGGCGTACGAGGCCACCCTGCCGGGCCTCCGCCGTCCTATGAGGATGGGCCGCGACATGCCGTCTTTCTTGTCGGACGACGCGACGGGCACCGGGGACGACCTTTCCCAGATGATCGTCCGAGGTTTCCGCGAGATGTTCGAGCAGATGGACGACGAGGAGGTCATCATgaagccgtgcatggtgctggtgAACACGCTCGAAGCCCTGGAAGCGACGGCGCTGGCGGCGATCAGGACGTACCTGGGCGACGTCTTCGCCATCGGCGTCCCCGTCGTTCCTCTTCTCGGAGCCGGAGAAGATCAGACCATTCATCTGTTCGCGCATGACGAGGAGAAGAGGTACATGGCGTGGCTGGACGCGCAGCCACCCAAGTCGGTGGTGTACGTGTCGTCGGGGAGCCTGCTTACGTACAGCGAGCGGCAGGCGGAGGAGATCCTGTGCGGCATGCGGCGCCTCAATCGGCCGTATCTGTGGGTGGTGCGGCGGGAGGGACGCTCGCCGGAGGTGGACCGCCTCCTCCTGGCAACGTCCGTGGCCGTGCCAGAGGGAATGGTGGTGGAGTGGTGCGACCAAGTGCGAGTGCTGTCGCACCCGTCGGTGGCGTGCTTCGTGACGCACTGCGGGTGGAACTCGACCCTGGAGGCGGTGGCGTGCGGCGTGCCGGCCGTGGCGGCGCCGAGCTGGTCAGACCAGCCGGTGAATGCGCACCTGCTGGAGGAGGAATGGGGCGTGGGCGTCCGGGCGGAGCGCGAGGCCGACGGGGTGCTGACCGGCGCAGAGCTGGCCAGGTGCGTCGAGCTGGCTGTCGGAAGCGGCGAGAGGGCCGCTGCGATAGCGGTGAACTCGAGGACTTGGAAGGAGAGGGCAAAGGAGGCGGTGGCCGCCGGTGGGCCGTCCGAGAGAAGCCTCCGGAGCTTTGTCAAGAGAGTGCAAGAACTGGAGTTCCTAAGGAGCAACTAA